One stretch of Oncorhynchus masou masou isolate Uvic2021 chromosome 9, UVic_Omas_1.1, whole genome shotgun sequence DNA includes these proteins:
- the aasdhppt gene encoding L-aminoadipate-semialdehyde dehydrogenase-phosphopantetheinyl transferase: MGGVRWAFRCGSWTPSRSEWLLAARCVQREEKERIGQFMFAKDAKSAMAGRLLLRRLVCDRMGVPWSDIRLERSPRGKPYLANPACSSPETMGWSFNISHQGDYAVLAAEQGLQVGVDVMRTTMPGSTSVPEFFRIMTRQFTDYEWSVIRRAGSEWEQLTMFYRHWALKESFIKAIGTGLGFNLQRAEFHLSPEPIAEGKVCRRTTMHLDEEEEEVWAFEETVLGKDHHVAVALGRSHTVRSVPPPALTDPPPSFTFLSFSDLISMATPLFEEDSAYWENFQKKAEAPERQRLTATV, encoded by the exons ATGGGAGGCGTTCGCTGGGCGTTCCGGTGTGGCTCGTGGACGCCGAGCCGGTCCGAGTGGCTGTTAGCGGCCCGGTGTGTGCAGCGCGAAGAGAAAGAACGAATCGGACAGTTCATGTTTGCCAAAGATGCCAAATCAGCTATG GCTGGCAGGTTGTTGttgaggaggttggtgtgtgacAGGATGGGTGTTCCCTGGTCTGACATCCGCTTGGAGCGTTCTCCCAGAGGAAAACCCTACCTGGCCAACCCAGCCTGCTCCAGCCCTGAAACCATGGGCTGGAGTTTTAACATCTCCCACCAGGGTGACTACGCTGTGCTGGCTGCAGAGCAGGGGCTGCAGGTCGGGGTGGACGTAATGAGGACCACcatgccag gtagcACTTCTGTGCCAGAGTTTTTCCGTATCATGACGAGGCAGTTTACTGATTATGAGTGGAGTGTTATCCGCAGAGCAGGATCGGAATGGGAGCAACTGACCATGTTCTACAGACACTGG GCGTTGAAGGAAAGTTTCATCAAGGCGATTGGCACAGGGCTGGGCTTTAATCTACAGAGGGCGGAGTTTCACCTGTCACCTGAGCCAATTGCAGAGGGCAAGGTGTGTCGCCGGACCACAATGCACCTggatgaggaagaagaggaggtctgGGCCTTCGAG GAGACTGTATTGGGTAAGGACCACCATGTTGCTGTGGCACTGGGACGCAGCCATACAGTCAGATCTGtg CCTCCCCCTGCCCTCACTGatcctcccccctccttcacctTCCTCTCCTTCAGTGACCTCATCAGCATGGCCACACCCCTCTTTGAAGAAGACTCCGCCTACTGGGAGAACTTCCAGAAAAAGGCTGAAGCCCCGGAAAGACAAAGACTCACAGCTACAGTATGA
- the msantd4 gene encoding LOW QUALITY PROTEIN: myb/SANT-like DNA-binding domain-containing protein 4 (The sequence of the model RefSeq protein was modified relative to this genomic sequence to represent the inferred CDS: deleted 1 base in 1 codon) — translation MSFSISESLCKTTVSPSLSPSLLDLSLSPSACAPLLTARLDFLQMKHLKRKRKSNYSVRETQTLIREIHKRRDVLFSRQQNTAINELKRRAWEEVAGGVNALGEGELRTASEVKRRYLDWRSLMKRKQLRAELSLSTGLKAEYDPSSPEHDASLGSGDQSLDLSGFPKESQCDWQDLADLGEPSGHSMSTGVKLEEEANGYRLEGDSGEGEVEDDDCFPSLLPDMGERDGRIPEVFSHIDEFGMLSASKGAAASMNRDLSSTGLGGLGFAGLGLANHESAGLLVALEKQRVELEKQRLAVETERLAVERERLLLEKERLSQSDVEKERLQLEKERLQLEKERLRVLLMNQSERATAPPQQSPPSSSTPTTTSSSAVDGQNERKENKPWLSMIDLEGERLRLEKERLQLEKERLQFFKFESGRLQIERERLEVEKERIQLHQDQGR, via the exons ATGTCCTTCTCCATTTCAGAGTCCCTCTGTAAGAccactgtctctccatccctatctccatccctccttgatctctctctctcgccatctgcCTGTGCACCTCTCCTGACCGCCAGGCTGGATTTCCTGCAAATGAAACAcctgaagaggaagaggaagagtaaCTACAGCGTTCGTGAGACGCAGACGCTGATCCGGGAGATCCAC AAGCGACGAGACGTGCTGTTCTCCCGCCAGCAGAACACCGCCATCAACGAGTTGAAGAGACGAGCCTGGGAGGAGGTCGCAGGAGGCGTCAACGCACTGGGAGAGGGTGAACTACGCACAGCTTCagag GTGAAGCGGCGTTACCTGGACTGGCGGTCGCTAATGAAGAGGAAGCAGCTCCGTGCTGagctgtctctctccacagggcTGAAGGCAGAGTATGATCCGTCCTCCCCTGAACACGACGCCTCACTGGGTTCAGGGGACCAGTCGCTCGACCTCTCTGGCTTTCCCAAGGAGTCCCAGTGTGACTGGCAGGACCTGGCGGATCTTGGAGAGCCCAGCGGACACTCGATGTCTACGGGGGTTAAGCTGGAGGAGGAGGCCAATGGATACAGG ctgGAAGGTGATAGTGGTGAGGGTGAGGTCGAGGATGATGATTGTTTCCCCTCCCTCCTACCCGACATGGGAGAGCGAGATGGACGTATCCCTGAAGTATTTTCACACATTGATGAGTTCGGAATGCTCAGCGCATCAAAGGGGGCGGCGGCCTCAATGAATCGGGACCTCTCATCGACCGGCCTGGGTGGACTGGGCTTTGCTGGCTTAGGATTAGCCAATCACGAGAGTGCAGGACTTCTGGTTGCCTTGGAGAAGCAGCGTGTGGAGCTGGAGAAGCAGCGTCTGGCTGTGGAAACGGAGCGGCtagcggtggagagagagagactcctactGGAGAAGGAAAGACTGAGTCAGTCGgatgtggagaaagagagattgcagctggagaaagagagattgcAGCTGGAGAAAGAGCGACTTCGGGTGTTGCTCATGAACCAATCAGAACGGGCCACAGCTCCCCCCCAGCAAagccctccctcttcctccacccctaccaccacctcTTCCTCTGCTGTGGATGGACAGAATGAGAGAAAGGAGAATAAACCCTGGCTTTCTATGATAGATctggagggtgagagactgagGCTGGAGAAGGAGCGACTgcagttagagaaagagaggctgCAGTTCTTTAAGTTTGAGTCTGGACGACTGCAGATAGAGCGGGAAAGactagaggtggagaaggagagaatacAGCTTCACCAGGATCAGGGTCGCTGA